In Quercus robur chromosome 11, dhQueRobu3.1, whole genome shotgun sequence, the following proteins share a genomic window:
- the LOC126706071 gene encoding protein SRC2 homolog isoform X2 has product MSNFGIQGQLLEVTVVGCNKLKDTEWISRQDPYVCLEYGSTKFRTRTCTDGHKTPVFQEKFVFSLIEGLREINVAVWNSNTLTVDDFIGSGKVQLVKVLSQGFDDTTWPLQTKTGRYAGEVRLIMHYSNATKPASNCAPSAPPYGMPPVPQAPVYPTNSAYPTSSPYPNNSAYPTSSPYPTNSAYPTSSPYSSYPPNSAGYPPSLYSAPPPSTYPPPPYPPTSAYPPPPYPPPPQASPYYPPGPYSGAYPPPRY; this is encoded by the exons ATGTCGAATTTTGGTATTCAAGGCCAACTTCTTGAGGTCACTG TCGTTGGGTGCAACAAATTGAAAGACACCGAGTGGATTTCACGGCAAGACCCGTACGTGTGCCTAGAATATGGTAGCACCAAGTTCCGCACCAGAACTTGTACTG ATGGACATAAGactccggtattccaagagaagtttgtgttttcgttaattgaaggccttagagaaATAAATGTTGCAGTTTGGAATAGCAATACCCTTACAGTAGACGATTTCATcggcagcggaaa ggttcAATTGGTGAAGGTTCTTTCACAGGGTTTCGACGACACCACTTGGCCTCTGCAGACTAAAACTGGGAG ATACGCAGGAGAAGTGCGACTAATAATGCATTATTCTAATGCCACT AAACCTGCATCAAACTGTGCTCCGTCAGCACCACCATATGGAATGCCGCCTGTACCCCAAGCTCCTGTATACCCAACCAATTCAGCCTACCCAACCTCATCTCCCTACCCAAACAATTCAGCCTACCCTACCTCATCTCCCTACCCAACCAATTCAGCCTATCCAAC CTCATCTCCCTATTCTTCATACCCACCTAATTCAGCAGGTTATCCACCATCCCTATACTCGGCACCACCGCCATCTACCTATCCTCCCCCACCATACCCACCAACATCAGCTTATCCTCCACCTCCATATCCACCGCCTCCACAAGCTTCACCGTATTATCCTCCAG GTCCTTATTCTGGAGCATATCCTCCACCACGATACTAA
- the LOC126706071 gene encoding leucine-rich repeat extensin-like protein 1 isoform X1: MSNFGIQGQLLEVTVVGCNKLKDTEWISRQDPYVCLEYGSTKFRTRTCTDGHKTPVFQEKFVFSLIEGLREINVAVWNSNTLTVDDFIGSGKVQLVKVLSQGFDDTTWPLQTKTGRYAGEVRLIMHYSNATKPASNCAPSAPPYGMPPVPQAPVYPTNSAYPTSSPYPNNSAYPTSSPYPTNSAYPTSSPYPTSSAYPTSSPYSSYPPNSAGYPPSLYSAPPPSTYPPPPYPPTSAYPPPPYPPPPQASPYYPPGPYSGAYPPPRY, translated from the exons ATGTCGAATTTTGGTATTCAAGGCCAACTTCTTGAGGTCACTG TCGTTGGGTGCAACAAATTGAAAGACACCGAGTGGATTTCACGGCAAGACCCGTACGTGTGCCTAGAATATGGTAGCACCAAGTTCCGCACCAGAACTTGTACTG ATGGACATAAGactccggtattccaagagaagtttgtgttttcgttaattgaaggccttagagaaATAAATGTTGCAGTTTGGAATAGCAATACCCTTACAGTAGACGATTTCATcggcagcggaaa ggttcAATTGGTGAAGGTTCTTTCACAGGGTTTCGACGACACCACTTGGCCTCTGCAGACTAAAACTGGGAG ATACGCAGGAGAAGTGCGACTAATAATGCATTATTCTAATGCCACT AAACCTGCATCAAACTGTGCTCCGTCAGCACCACCATATGGAATGCCGCCTGTACCCCAAGCTCCTGTATACCCAACCAATTCAGCCTACCCAACCTCATCTCCCTACCCAAACAATTCAGCCTACCCTACCTCATCTCCCTACCCAACCAATTCAGCCTATCCAACCTCATCTCCCTACCCAACCAGTTCAGCCTACCCAACCTCATCTCCCTATTCTTCATACCCACCTAATTCAGCAGGTTATCCACCATCCCTATACTCGGCACCACCGCCATCTACCTATCCTCCCCCACCATACCCACCAACATCAGCTTATCCTCCACCTCCATATCCACCGCCTCCACAAGCTTCACCGTATTATCCTCCAG GTCCTTATTCTGGAGCATATCCTCCACCACGATACTAA